The Gossypium hirsutum isolate 1008001.06 chromosome A13, Gossypium_hirsutum_v2.1, whole genome shotgun sequence nucleotide sequence TTGGATTTTAACTTGAAAATGTCACAATAATAAAACTACATTTTTCGACCCCAGAAAAGATTTCGGACTTATTAAAAAGCCTGTAATTATAAGATTGTCTTCCTTCTTCTTCCATTTCAATGATTCAAATCAGTGTATTTTATTGCTACTAATTAGCTCTCAAATTCGAACATGCATACATGCATTGATTTCATTAACAAAAATTCCGCAAAAACTATCAAAGATGTTACCATCCATGGCTTCAAATCTTCAACCTCAAGGAATATGCACCTTATCCAATCCATGAACAGTCATCTCCGACttcgaaaaaaaaacaaaaacaaaacagaaGTACcaacaaaacatcaaaaacacaAGGTGAATGAACAGCAAGAATGTCCGAGTTAAAGATACAAGGGTTACATAAACATGCATGCAACAACAGCAGGGTTAGTTTCTACTAGGGTTACACAGGGAGCCAAGACACATCGAGCAACCACAACAGCCACAAGCTAAGCGATCAAATCACTTCCACAGTTTAACGAACTTGTCATGACTTGCGGAAGAAACCAACCTTGTCACTGGTGATACAGCCAATGCAGCAATGAGTCCTTCATGAGCCGACAATGTCATGGTCTTATTCTCCGACATATTCCATAGCTCCAAAGACTGAATCCAACATGGAAAGGGAGCATGTCATTGACAAGGTAGTATATATAACAGCAAATACAAGACTAAAAGTAAAGTTACTTGCCTGGTAACAGCCAATAACGAGCAGTGATTGAAACGAAGGATGGAAAACACAAGAGTGGAACTTGTTGCCATTACAGCTCAATTCGTGAACACATTCCCCTTCACTGCCTGACGCAAAGGACCAAACTCGAACAGAGTCCTCACTAACGGATGCTAGAAGCTCACCTGAAGGGTCCCAGCATACAGAATGGATCAGTTTAGTATGTCCCTGCTATTACAAATCAGAAGACAAAACCGAAGTCAGTCATGTTACAATGGAGGAAAATGCTTAAAATACGTATAAATGACATCACTATTGTTGGATCCTTTCACTCAACTAATCAAGTCACCAGAAAACAAACATCGGTTCGGCTAGCCTTATTTGGTTATCTTAATAAGAAGTTTTCAAATTACGCCAGTCTAGTCGTAATATAATAAAACCTGAATTAAAACCAAACCAAACACTACAGTTCGGATAACCATGGCTATAATTGGCCAgtccaaaaatatttttgtagTAACCATTGGAATGCACGTTTGAGTCAGCTAGTTCCTTAGGATTTCTTTTATACAGTTTATAACCCATGTAGACTAATTCACCTGTAAAGAGTGCCGGCAAGTTTGAGTCTCGGTGTCCAGTATAGATACAACATTCTCAGCAGCTGCAGCAAGATATTTTCCGAGGCGAGGTTGAAATCTCAATTGGGCTGTACCAGGGGCCGTACCACCCTGATCCACACAAAGGAAACAATCTCAATAGCTGTGCATCAACCTCAAAGAGAGATGCCTGAGTTCGATATAGATTTGCATTGCAAGGAAATCCGAAGCAAGATCATACCTTGAAAGCTCTTGCACAGCTCCCGTTGTTGATACTCCAGTATCGTATTTCACCATCACCATCACAAGAGCAGATAAGGTCATCCTTAGTTGGATGGAAGTCAAGTGACATAACGTTACCAGAATGGCCCCCAAATGTACGAAGCGAATAACCAGGCTGCAGAAAATTTGAAAGAACAGATCCATCAAACAGTATAGAAAGACTTAAAAAGCAAGCATGACAAAGAAAAATGCAGAAACCAAACCAGTACCCTTTCGATCACTGTTTTGGGACATGGCATGCGTCATCGATATGAAAATGCTAATATGGTACATGCATAATGATTCAGCAAAATGCCTAATTGTATTTTGATGACAATAGCATATGTCAATGCAGATTAAATGGAAATGGCATGAAAATAACCAGGactaaaattgaaaggaaatgtCCACTAACACTGTCAGCTTCCCAGACTCTGACAGTTTTGTCAAATGAAGATGTTGCAAGGCGTGACATGCTTGGGCTGAAACGAACATCAGTAATTAAACATGAATGTTCTTCAAGCGTAGACTTCAGCTTCAAAGTGTCCGTGTACCATAATACAGCCTGCGTTGCAAAAAAAATGCAAATGATTGCACTAgtatctaaaatttcaaaagaatgAAAATTTTCTGTTCCCCTCTTATAACTCACCTTTTTATCATGGCCACCAGTAGCTAGTAACTTTCCGTCTGACGAGAAATGGCAGCAAGTAACTTTGCTACTGCTTGCTCGAACAGAATTTACTTCCATAAATGTGAAACCTGAAGTCAAATGCAAATTTGGTACACTGTAAAACTAGTCCATTTCCGATATAAAAGCATCAAATGTAATCCATTTACATTATGTAGTTACATAACAATTGAATATGACATGCGTACAGGATAGATGATCGCGCCCTTACAATTGCACAATTTCTTGGGCCAATTTCAATTGGCATTTTGATATATAAACAATGAAGCAAGGTCATGAATTAGTAGCAATAAGCaacatctaaaataataataatttagagAGGATAACACCAAAATGTACAAAAGTTTAATGAGATATACGGACGTATCATTTGCCATAACCGTTTGACAAAGGAATTAGCACATTATCATATCGTATCCAAGAATAACTGGGGATGTGAAAAAAGCCAATAGAGTGAAACTACAATGTTTGAAAAAATACGCTACAATAGATTCCCGACAACAATAGACTTTATCATATCATAACAACCATACAAGTAATATTTATACACCTTTAGTTACATCCATACATCGGCCAACGGCATCTCTAGGATCCGTATCATCATGGGATAAAAAAGACTCGACGTTATCATCAAGAGATCCATCCTCCACAAATCGATCCATTTCAGCCTGCAATTCAAGATCTTTATCATCCCACTGCCAAAATGGAATTCCCATGAGAATTTATGCAAGGAATTTTTAATTCCTCCACAAACATGGGAAAATAACTAATAGACTCACCAATTGATTTGAAGGTGATGCAAGTGTACCAGCACCCTCAGCACCAAACATCATCAAAGGCTTGGAAGAACTGCCACTATGAGGCATTGCAGGCATTGAAATCACATCTCCAGGAGTGTGTGTTGATGGTGTTGAAGGTGCAGAACTAGGCGAAGGTCCAGCTGTGTTTGCTGTCCCTGAGCTATTGGCAGGGCCTGAAGAAGACACTGGCtgttttctctttcttccatTCTGGTTTTTTGAAACCTTAAAATGAATTTAAGGAAATCATGTTAGAAACCTAATCATATATGTTATAAAGCTAAGAATCAGAACTAAATAACTTTACATAACAATTCGCATACATGTGGCCGCAAAATAGCCTataattacaaccaaaatcacTTGACCaggaaaaaaaataagttttcaaGCTAAACACCATAGCACCATGTGCAAAGGGTGTCACAAGGAAGCAGATACAACCCTCAACCAGGAATGATATTGGCAAGTTGAATTACATATAACCAGAAAAGGGCAGACCTGATCATTCCCTCGAAATGAGTTTGACATACTCCCATCCACAGTGACACTTCCACCTCCACCAACTTTATCTTGTTGGTGTAAACTCGGATTAGAACTCTGTGACTGTTGATTCGAAAGTGCATGCTGCTGAAGCTGTTGTTGCTGTGAGTTACTGTTCTGTTGCTGTTGCTGTTGCagttgctgctgctgctgttgctGCTGATGCAACTGAGCTAATTTTAACTACAAAGCAAATGAAATATATAAGAAACAGAAAGATACCAAGGAATAAAGCGAGGTAAAAGCACACTTCATAGGAACAGTAATACCTTCATTAGAATATCTGTATCTCCCCGAGGCATGAGAGGACTGCCAGCCTGCAAAGATGATACATTTGGAACCACATCACCAACAGAATTAGAAAGGCCATCCTTTCCGAGGCCCATGGTCCGATTATTATTCAATAGCATTCTCAATCTTCTATTATCATCACTGCCAGATGGTGATGTCAGATTCTGCTGAGCAAGCATGAGTTGCTGGTGCTGTGGTGTCAACATCTGAAGTTGATGAAAGGGCTGAGGAGCTTGCATAAAAGACTTTTGCGGCTGAAGGATCCCACCGCGCAGTTGGTCCAGTCCCTAAAAACAGATAAAATGAAAACCATTCAAAGGAAACataagatgaaaaataaaatttacagttCACTAATACATGTATGAATAAAAACATTCCAATGAAAAGATAAAACTTACTGTTAATGGCCATCCTTTCAAAGTTAAATTATTACCACCTTGATTTGACCCTGAGAAACATGAAATCACATTATTTAGATTCCAAATATACAAGTAATATGAACTTAGATtccaaataaataagtaaaatgacCCAAGTCAATCACAAGGACAAGCACGTACTATCATTAGTGGGCCATTTTCAAAGGAAAGATGCAATTTAAACAGAAAAACCTGTTAAAGAGAAACTTACCTGGAATTCCCATTAAAGATCCATCGGGACCAGCAGCTCTAGGATTCAATACTGGATTCATCTCACTCTTTATATCCTGCTTCCATATAAAATTTCAGAACATGACAAAGGGAAGAAACATGAAAGAGATCCATTTAAGGTGACCCTACCGGTGTTGTTCCTGGCAATTGCTGACTCCGAGCTTGAACTTGCGGAGACATACCACCAGTTGTACCATGCAATACTTgcctaaaatatacatgaatccaAATAAGTTTATCACTGAAGACAACTTAGTCTAGGATGCTTGAATAAACCCTAAATGCATGAGACAATTTTAGATGAAAAAGGAGGCTTCAATGGCATCCAGTGGCTCAAGTTCATGTTAGAGCAGATAGACCACAAGACACAAGGGAAttactgtaaaaattttgttGTAAACCTTCTGCAGCATTTAACCGAATTATCTTACTTAACACTgctgaaaattttgtttaggTTTCACTTCAGAAAACATTTGCATTCAAAGACTCTTCTTTGTGTAATAAAAGGAAAGTAAAATAAATCACCCGGAAGGTGGACCAGTTGCAGCTGCAGGCTTCAATATCGAGGCATGATTTGGATCCAAGAGCTGGCCGGCATTGTCACCGTACCTTTGCTGTAAGGAACTCCTAAAATGATCAACTAAAAGAAGAAAACATTTCTAAGAAATCAAAAATGATCAACCAACCTTCATAGCTGCATCATCCAAAGAATCCCTTTGATGTGGCAATTTTAGTCTTTCCTCATACATCTTAGTCGCCATGGCATTAGCAGTTCCAGCAGGCTGACGTATGAGAGTGTCGTTTCCAACAAGTCCATTTGTATTGCCATTTAGGAGCTGAGACCCGTCCCTTCGTTGCTGAGGCTGTTGTGCCTGCTGGGACTGCTGTGGTGGCTGCTGCTGCTGTTGCTGTTGCTGTTGTTGCTGCTGTTGTTGCTGCTGTTGCTGCTGTTGTTGCTGTTGCTGTTGCTGTTGCTGTTGTTGTTgctgttgctgctgctgctgttgctGTTGCTGTTGCTGTTGTTGCTGCTGTTGTTGCTGCTGTTGTTGCTGTTGTTGGGCATGCCTCTGCAATAAAAGCTGTTGCATCTGCAgttgttgctgctgctgttgcTGTTGATGTTGATGTTGAGGCTGCTGCTGCTGTTGCTGTTGTTGCTGCTCCCGTGCTTTAATCAATTGAGTCTGCAACATCAATGCACCATATACATCACATATGTTAAGAAGAAATCATTTGGAAGACAAGAAAATTTCGTAATCTACTTTATAATAAACATTCTCAACAGAATACAACAGGGAACACTTCTCCTGACCTCGATTGCTTCCTTtctttcaataataaaaataccCTTAGTTAGCCAGTTGCCCAGTTCccagtaaaagtaccatggaggcccttgtactaggagtcagattgcattttgccccctctactaaaaaaatgggtaaattaatccCTGTATgatagatcaaagagcaaactaatccatttgttaaaaattccatctttttttactgttaaaaactagtccTTGTACGCCAGCATAAGGTACACGTGACACACCATGTGTAACTATCTAGTTATTTTGCCAGCCataccaatttttaacaatagaaatggatgaaatttttaacataaatgaCCAGTTTTTCTTTGATCAAacatacaaggactaatttgcccattttttgagttaagggggcaaaatgcaatctgaatCCTAGTATGGGGGCCTCAATGGTACTTTTACTACCAGTTCCCATAAAGCATTTTGATAcaagctcatcatgcaatatgcTTTCAGGAGTGGAGTCCAATTTCCAAGTACAGAAAACAATCCGcaacaaattaaacaaaaaataaaatgttgatgGTAGGTTATCCATAGCAAGTACAAACTCGAAACAAATTAACagttcaaaatagaaaaaaaaaatcaaaaccaacCTCAATATAAGATGCAGCAACCTCTGAATGCTTCTCATTAGTCCTGGCAATGAATATATCCCAAAAAACAGACCACCATTCAAAGAGAAAACCTCCAGGTGCATCGATAGCTGGATACCAAGTTCAGCTCCAGCATCAATGAAAGTACTAAACAATCTAATATAAAAGAGCAGATCTTCGGCTTTAACATAATTCCCGAACCCGTTTAGTTGCTTACCTACAGGATCCGATGATACTTTCCCTTCAGCTTGAAAAGCCTGAGCTGAAGCCTTTAAATCCCTCTTTACTAAATAATCATGGATATATACATCTAACCTGTTGTTGACAAAATACATGGCCATACAGTATGCTTATAAGAGCAAAATCAGAACTTAcaagcataactaaaaactccataagcaaataaaattataagCTTTATACAACGAATATCTGATAAACAACAAAACCCTAAATCAAATTTATcgttttacataaaaataataatgcaaaacaGAAGAACAGTAACTTGAAGTTCCACAACaaacaaaaccctaaaaaaaccaaGCTTTCAAAGAACTTAAATTGAAATCTTTAAAGACATCAAAATGAACAAACAAAAACCCAGAAAAAGCTTACATACCCAGAActcaaataaaaccaaaaaagaaagggaaaacatcaaaaaccacattaaaaagctaaaaaaattgtaataaatataataataaagatttaaaacccaaaacaaagtTAACTTTAacaagaagggaaaaaaaaaaaagacttacaTTTTATCAGCTTCCCAGTTGGTTTGAGACATCTTGTTGAATCCAACAACAGACCAAAAACACTAAAGAACAGCTCCAGATTCCTAGGTAACTTGTCTGAAACAGCTTCACTTCAAGTTTCTAAAGCTAcccagaaaaataaaaatattaactcattgTAACATtgttctttaaaaattaaaaataaaaacttctaaaaaccCAAAGAAGAAAAACTTATTACAGTAATAGAAAGAGAAGAATCTATGTAGAGAATAATAGAAGATAAACAGACAGAACCTCTCTAATTTTAGCAAtatcaaaaattatatatatttatggatttttttaataaaaaaagaaaataaaaagaataaagaaagggAAAGATACCTGCAATCCCAAAAACGTTTATTAATTTTtgagagctttttttttctttttctttttttggtttttttattttttttggtgtgtgaatttattttctttcttttttgtagCTTTGGGTGGATTTGGGGTTGCTGTTGCAGATATCATAATGCCTTGTTCCTTGAATTTACACGAAAAGccctttcaatttatttaattttcaaaatgagACTGATTTCGTGGCAGTACTTCAATACAAATGACCAATATAACCTTAATGATTTACCTTAATTTTTATTCCAGAAAGTTGTGAGTTAGATGAGGTTAGTATGGATTAATTAGTAAATTGAGTAGAAAAATACAATTCTATTGCTTTTTCTATTGTGGGGCTacatttctttaatatttttgaataaaccccaaatgttttattttttatggttttcatctattatttttgtttcaagtttCAGCTGTGCCCATGATTTGGAGTATTAAAGGTGAGTTTGGATAAACGGTAAAGTGAGTATaacttattttttgtctcacgcaACTATCTAATCTATTTTGGTGAGCAGCctaaacttttttattaaaaaattattataattaattttccttttttggtgaattttagaTTCCAACTTGCCAGAATAGTTCTAAACTAATGTCCTTTAGAATTAgcttaaaatattacaaaattctTCCActatatttaaactttaaaaataaaatataactaatagCTGACAgtctaattattaaaaattaaaataactattgaaattttgaaacaaattttgcttttactaaatatttttaaaagatatttttttttactttttttcattaTAAATTCGAATATTGGACCCTATGAATATGTTAATTCAGCCTATATATGACCCAAGTGAGGGGAAATTTATTTCAGGGGTCTTTTCACGTCATTGTCTATAGTACCCTCAATTAATTCCATCCTACTTATGACTCGtgtcattaaaataaaaatataaactataaataaatcattataaattaatacacaaATGTTACGTTTTTAGAATAATCTCaataaaaatgaagagaaatagaCAAACTAACAATAAGTGCaatattagaataattaaaaattaagtatCAAATCGTTGAAATTTATATCCTAACTCAACCATCCAACCTGACAATAAACACTGATCAGCCAAAAGACAACTGCTAAAAGCTCAAAAAGACCCATTGTTTCAATGATTTACAAAATGTCAAGTTTTAGATGACTTATCTTTGTCATCATTTGAAATCTATTACTATCACTATGATTTATCACGATAAGACTCTTTGAGAACAGTTCCTAATAGATCCGGTGATGCCCTTACATTGTCAAATCTCATATTTACGACAGAACATAACTAGATTACGATAATATAGGATGAGAttaaaaaacaaagtaaaaaccTCGAAAAAAATGTTGAAACAATCATGACCAGTAACTAGCCTAAAGGCTGACACCACCGTCAACAAATTAGagatttaagttaaaaaggttGAAAATCTAGAATCTTTTCTATAAAATGAATAGCAAAAGTTAATTAATGgacaataaaatttcattatattttctTAAAGGTTATTATTCAAGTTTTAATATGAATTGAACTCAAACTATAAATCAATTGATTAAAGTGTTCTGAGCTCATCTACGTCTAATACCAAGGTTCAAATCATAAGTTTGTCTACGTGGTAGTGTAGTGTGTAGATGTGTGAATTTGAACTTATATTgtatcaaaaaattttaatatagttaGATATTAAAAAGAAGCTAAATGCTTAAATTAGTGTAAAATCTTTTTAGGATTGTTAACATAAGGGTAAAATATTTTAGGAGTTCTTTCAAGCATGTCACCCTAAGCTATTAGTACAAAATTAGGTGAGTGCTAACATGTTTAAAATTAAACACAGGGTAGTTATGTCAGATattacttaaaaaagaaaaaaaaacatagtttaaaacataatatacaaCAATTAAAAAGCCTTTGTTCGACCACATTAAAAAAGGGTCTGCCACttatttgataattttgaaaGATTAGACCTTTATTTgagtaaatttaaaaaagtttagtcattaattgataattttgaaagatttgacccttattttagcatttttttaaatgtttaaccCACCTATTTTAGCACATTTGGAAGATATTAGTCcttatttgaatattttaaaaaaatttgactaTTATGTGAGTTAGATTTGACCTCAATTTGAACATttagcaacaaaaaaaaaacacgtCAACTATGTTGAagcaaaatttaaaaactatccAAACCCGAAAATATATAAACAAGTAATACAAAATGGCTTTATCCCATTGTTAAACACGAAACAACTTCAAAACCCAAAATGACTCAAATTCAAATTTGGTAAAAATTCGAAACCGTCCAAACTCTAAGTAATTAcctaaaataatccaaaaatattaaaacttgaaTCAATTGTACCTAATTTAACCCATCCAACTGGGGCTGGCAGGGCAATGGGAATTTAGCATTATTTAacctataaaatttataaaattaaatggttaaattacattttctcttaaaaatgacaaaattttaatttaactttttaaaaaatttaaaaaattatatataaacgaATACAATGATGAATTTATATTTCAACTATTATAAAAGTAGTTAACTTAATTCCGAtctcaaaaaaatttcttattAGATTTACATGTCTAATTCTATCATCCATCTCCACCAGCAAGCTATCTAATTCTAAGGCAAAATAGCAAAATTGGGAATGTTACAAATAAACTACAAAACTCTAGATGATTTCTACTTTTTGTTTTTATACAATGCTTAAAATTAAGCATAGCCTCCCGATTTAAAAATAAGAGTATAATGCGCTTTAATGCACTTAAATTCATATACTTTTGTATTAACAACAATATCTATACCAATCGAACTAAGATGCAatcaacaataaaaataattatttttatatatacataaataataattcCTACATAACCAAACTGGgccaaataagataaattttcCTGCAGGCCCAATCCAATATGGGTTGAATTGGATAGGTAACTTCTCTACTGTTGTAGGTGTAAATGTttagatgtttaaattttaattttttaatgaattttatacaTTGATGAATGTATTAATTATAGCTTCCTTTTACCTATGTTTCCAATCTATTAGATGTTTTTATGATTGTTCTTTCTAAttgtaaaaatgattttggtattttaataaaaataaagtgttgtttgatattttttaattttaattttaaaagctttaaatgataattttatgatatataatattttggtttactaTGATAACATAAATGGGTAATAGATTTTTCccattaatttaattgaaaaaatcaaatacattaataaaaaaatggaaaattttcaaaactatacatgaattttggtgtaatgtgtaattttatatatgaaagcTTTTACTTGAttcaattcttataaattattgaCACAATTATTGACATggcatcattttatgtttatatattgtatacacaaataattatatttattcaatataaaaacaatttaatgtatttaattatttctttaaaatgaGTATAATTGAATCaacattaaagtttcatgtatatatttgaaccacaatcaaagtttaatgtgtataattgcaccaaatcaaagttcatgtatcatTTTGAGATTTGtcccaataaaaaaaatcactaaaactttttcattaatttatcaaatagaaCCCAAGTTTTGGGTCATTGaagattttaaatttgtaataaaactaGAAAATGTGTCAACCGAAAAGAATTGATCAGAATCGAAAATCAATTAACTTgataaaaacttgaaaaaaatcatattattcaaCCCAATTTAAGTCAAGGCTTTTCTCCATCGATGTTATTAAGATTTCCTTTTATCTAAATGTAATAATTTCAtcgtatttgataaattattaaaatggttaaaacgATTATTCATCGAAATATACAAATGTCAATTATTATCTCCATGTTAGAATGTCAATGATGAGTTTGCATGTAAAGCAAATGGTTAAGCACATATTGACTCACTAGttagttaatatttaattaatattaaattgctTTACAACGAGTAATGGTAGAGCTAGTATGTTGAGCCTAAAAGTAGAGGTGGAGGATGGACTTTGTGCCGGGGCTCAGAGTGGAACATTATTGTTAAAGAGAGTTCTCACTTATTAATTGACAATCAAATCGTTGATGATTTTATGCATATTCCTTGGCATTTCTCGTTTGTGTACGAAAATGCCTATAAAGAAGGATGGAAGGAAGTGAGGGAATGGATAACCTAGAAGCTAAGGATAAGCACAATTGGTGTTGTATTGGAGACTTTAATGCCATATGCTCCGAATAGGAGAAATATGGAGATAGATCAGAAGACTGAAGACAAATTGAATTCGTCAATGCTTTCATCAACAATTTATGTCTTATCCAGACATAAATAGAAAGGGCGAAGTTTTCTGTGTAGAAGACCATAATGTCAAAACTGAGGATGGTAGTCTTATGCACTATTGAGTGGAGCAAAAGCTTTCAAAATGCTCATTGAATTTACAAGGTGGCATTGGCCTCGGACCACTGCCATATTATCTTATCCCTTGATATGAAAATGATTGGAggcaaaaagaaatcaaatttgagTCAAAATGGCTTGTGAACAATGAAAGTGACCCAGTGGTCCAAGAGGCATAGAATTCAACAAACGATAGCACTACGTTGAACAACTTATCAGGGCATTTCAAGACCACCAATTGCTTATCAGGCAAAGAGGAGATGAAATCTATTAAGCATGTCCTTTTCTTCTGCCCTTTCGCATGAGCTACATAGTGTGCATCGTGCTTTAGCTATTTCCCTCGGGATGTGGGATTTTTAAGCCCCAAAAAATGGTGGGATAGCATCACTACATCTTTCTCATCTTTCGGTTCCTTTTGCTCTAAAAATTTAGTCTTAGTTCAACTGGTATGAATCTTAATACAGGAAGACGTGGGTTCGAGTACgctgaaacacattatcctcttatttatgagttggtGAAGGGCTATAGGTAGTTTtaagcattgtgtcaaaaaaaagctgatatgattagaacctataatagtgttgttcaaaaaaaaaatctaattgcTAATCTTTGGTGGCATATTTAGAAAGTtcccaataaatttatttttgaaagaatttccatTGAGTCAATTGTAATTGACCACCTCTTCTTATGTTTCCTCGAAAAACAAGAAAGTGATAAATAATGCTTGCTAGAACGAAGTGTAACTGCTATGTGAATTGACACGCCAACATTGctaaattgttaatattttttagtcaGTATTTCGATTAAACAATTccctaatataaatatatatacatatcaaatgttgattcattatttttagtatttcTAATTCAAaaccaaatatgaaattttggtttCATTTTGACTCCTTTAGGAAAGatggataaattaaaaaaattatataaataagatAAAGATTAGACAGGAATGAAATGAAATAAGAATTCAGCACATAACATTTATGTTAGCTTTTCTATCGTATTTTGCTTCCGCCaacataaataaattcataacaTTGTTTAGATTTAAATAACTTTTTATGATATAATACTTAAAAACTACTCATACTTTCACCCGAATatttaaataggaaaat carries:
- the LOC107938611 gene encoding transcriptional corepressor LEUNIG isoform X12, with amino-acid sequence MSQTNWEADKMLDVYIHDYLVKRDLKASAQAFQAEGKVSSDPVAIDAPGGFLFEWWSVFWDIFIARTNEKHSEVAASYIETQLIKAREQQQQQQQQQPQHQHQQQQQQQQLQMQQLLLQRHAQQQQQQQQQQQQQQQQQQQQQQQQQQQQQQQQQQQQQQQQQQQQQQQQQQQQQQQQPPQQSQQAQQPQQRRDGSQLLNGNTNGLVGNDTLIRQPAGTANAMATKMYEERLKLPHQRDSLDDAAMKQRYGDNAGQLLDPNHASILKPAAATGPPSGQVLHGTTGGMSPQVQARSQQLPGTTPDIKSEMNPVLNPRAAGPDGSLMGIPGSNQGGNNLTLKGWPLTGLDQLRGGILQPQKSFMQAPQPFHQLQMLTPQHQQLMLAQQNLTSPSGSDDNRRLRMLLNNNRTMGLGKDGLSNSVGDVVPNVSSLQAGSPLMPRGDTDILMKLKLAQLHQQQQQQQQLQQQQQQNSNSQQQQLQQHALSNQQSQSSNPSLHQQDKVGGGGSVTVDGSMSNSFRGNDQVSKNQNGRKRKQPVSSSGPANSSGTANTAGPSPSSAPSTPSTHTPGDVISMPAMPHSGSSSKPLMMFGAEGAGTLASPSNQLAEMDRFVEDGSLDDNVESFLSHDDTDPRDAVGRCFTFMEVNSVRASSSKVTCCHFSSDGKLLATGGHDKKAVLWYTDTLKLKSTLEEHSCLITDVRFSPSMSRLATSSFDKTVRVWEADSPGYSLRTFGGHSGNVMSLDFHPTKDDLICSCDGDGEIRYWSINNGSCARAFKGGTAPGTAQLRFQPRLGKYLAAAAENVVSILDTETQTCRHSLQGHTKLIHSVCWDPSGELLASVSEDSVRVWSFASGSEGECVHELSCNGNKFHSCVFHPSFQSLLVIGCYQSLELWNMSENKTMTLSAHEGLIAALAVSPVTRLVSSASHDKFVKLWK
- the LOC107938611 gene encoding transcriptional corepressor LEUNIG isoform X11, giving the protein MSQTNWEADKMLDVYIHDYLVKRDLKASAQAFQAEGKVSSDPVAIDAPGGFLFEWWSVFWDIFIARTNEKHSEVAASYIETQLIKAREQQQQQQQQQPQHQHQQQQQQQQLQMQQLLLQRHAQQQQQQQQQQQQQQQQQQQQQQQQQQQQQQQQQQQQQQQQQQQQQQQQQQQQQQQQPPQQSQQAQQPQQRRDGSQLLNGNTNGLVGNDTLIRQPAGTANAMATKMYEERLKLPHQRDSLDDAAMKQRYGDNAGQLLDPNHASILKPAAATGPPSGQVLHGTTGGMSPQVQARSQQLPGTTPDIKSEMNPVLNPRAAGPDGSLMGIPGSNQGGNNLTLKGWPLTGLDQLRGGILQPQKSFMQAPQPFHQLQMLTPQHQQLMLAQQNLTSPSGSDDNRRLRMLLNNNRTMGLGKDGLSNSVGDVVPNVSSLQAGSPLMPRGDTDILMKLKLAQLHQQQQQQQQLQQQQQQNSNSQQQQLQQHALSNQQSQSSNPSLHQQDKVGGGGSVTVDGSMSNSFRGNDQVSKNQNGRKRKQPVSSSGPANSSGTANTAGPSPSSAPSTPSTHTPGDVISMPAMPHSGSSSKPLMMFGAEGAGTLASPSNQLAEMDRFVEDGSLDDNVESFLSHDDTDPRDAVGRCFTFMEVNSVRASSSKVTCCHFSSDGKLLATGGHDKKAVLWYTDTLKLKSTLEEHSCLITDVRFSPSMSRLATSSFDKTVRVWEADSPGYSLRTFGGHSGNVMSLDFHPTKDDLICSCDGDGEIRYWSINNGSCARAFKGGTAPGTAQLRFQPRLGKYLAAAAENVVSILDTETQTCRHSLQQGHTKLIHSVCWDPSGELLASVSEDSVRVWSFASGSEGECVHELSCNGNKFHSCVFHPSFQSLLVIGCYQSLELWNMSENKTMTLSAHEGLIAALAVSPVTRLVSSASHDKFVKLWK